In Flavobacterium sp. GSB-24, the genomic window ACTCCTTCTGTATGGTTTTCTATCGCTTCTTGCAGCGTTCCCCAAGTGGCGATTGGTCTACTATCATTTTCTTTCACTTGAAGAAGGATTTTCCTTGCCATTTGCTCAAACCTGAAATTTTTACCATGGTTTTCTGGCTCCAGTTGCAATACAGCGAGCAGACCTAATATTTGCAGTGGATTTTTTTGTTGCAAGAGTTCGGCGAAATCGATATGTTTTGATTCCTTAGCTGGTCGTGCAACATCTTCTTTTTTGTTTAAATGACAATACTTATATTTTTTTCCACTGCCGCAATGGCAAATGTCATTTCTTTGTAATTCTCCCATTTAAACTATTCAATTATTAAAATTTTTTCCAACCCTGACATCTTTCAAAAGACTACAATTTAGTTTCTAAAGCCATTTTTTAAAGGGGGATTATTAATGCTGCTTTTTGATTATCCTGTTTTTGTTGGGCCTTTTAATCCTTATGAGAATATCGATACGACGATTAATTCGGTATGCACAAGTTAACAAATTCTCATTTCAATATCGATAAGTAATGTAAATATATTAAAATTTAACATATTAGAGAATTCTCTTAAATGTTGATTTTTAGTTGCTTTAGGTATTCCAATTTTTTAATAATGGAATTTTAGGTGGTATACTTTAAAATACTTTTTAGATCTTAATATACTTATTATAATTGTTACCATGTTGGAAGAAGTAAATGATTTTAATTACAAACAAAAAAATAAAGAGCACATTAAAAATATTTAATGGGCCTTTGATAATTAATTGAGTAATTTGTTATTTTATTCCGGTTGTGAGGGACCAGTATCGGAAAGGTTACGTTTTATATGTTGGTAAAAATCCTTTAAATGCCACCAGGCGGGGCACATCTCTAGGGGGCCGTTAAAATTACGTATAGCTGTGTAGCAACTGTTTAAGAAAACTTGTGTATTACTAATTTTTGCCCATGGTTTCCATTCCACTACCTCTGGAGGAGGATTAGTTTCAAAATAGCGTTTTATTTCTTCGTGATTCATAAGGCAAAAGTAAGCAAAATGATAATGTTTACCATTGTTGTGGGCACTTTGAGACGTTAGAATTGCAATCATTTTTTAATGCATTTCAACAATGACTATTTATGAGAGGATTACAAGCACTGAGTTAATAAGGTATTGATCACTGAACCTTAACTTTCTGAAGCAAAAAAGTTATCAATTCCACTCCGGTGACATTCTCTCATGTGCCATTGGGTTTGGCTTTGAAATATAGGAATGAAAATGATAAAAAATGTATTATAATAAAGATGTAAAAAAATAGTAGGCAAAAAGGAAGTTTATAATTATTTTTAATTTATGGAAACATTAGCTGAAAAATACCGGAGCCTGCAATTATTGAGTTTAAACGCAATAAGCAGTTGCACATGTATGCTTCTGACCAATACTTCTAATTATAAAGTTCATGGAACAGGGGTTTTTATTCAGATTCAAGACCACTATTTTCTTATTTCAGCTTCTCATGTTTTTGATAGGTATAGAGAGTTATTTATTCCTTTATCAAGAGACTATGAAATAATTAAACCAGGAGGAACAACCTTTTATAATAATGAAGCAAATAGAGATAGAGATGGAGTTGATGTAGCTGTTATGAAATTAGATGATTATTGTGTTTCAAACCTTCTGAAAAGATATAATTTTTTGCAGGCTGAAGATTTAGCTATAAATCATATATTCCAAAATGAAGAATATTATACATTCCTGGGTCACCCTTCCACAAGATCAAAAATATTATGGAATACAAACATTTTCAATTCAACGACCTTTTTCCATTTTAGTACACCTGAAAAGAATGAAGATTATTTAAAGTTTGATCGAAATCCTGCTGTTAATGTTGTTACATCTTATAATAAAAAAAATGCCTTTAACAGCAAAAATAATACTTTTGGAACTGGTCCGGATTTACATGGTATAAGCGGTTGTGGTCTTTGGTTTACAGATCCTCGAGATTTATCTACGGGAATTATAAAACCTAAATTAACAGCAATAATGACAGATTGGCCAATTAAAAATAGAAGTGTAATTGTTGGAACTCGTATTGATGTTATTACTGGCATTATAAGGAAGCATCTTGATGTTAATTTTCCTGAATCGAAGATTTTAAGAGTCAGGTAATATTTTTCATTTTTAATAAATATATGTAAATAATATTATTCAGAGTAGCTATATTAAATGTTTACTAATTAGACACGAGTTTAATTTAAAATTTTGTGTTCTATAAAAAGTTGAATAATTTTTGAAAGCATGTAATTTTATATGAAGATGCTGGAATTATGGAAAACCGTAAAATTGAGTATTTTTTATTATTTATTTTTGTACAAATTTTTTTTAAAGTTTGTTTTTGATAAAGGTCCAAATTTTATTATTTATCAATATGAAAGAATATTATTTTAGCTATCCTTAGCCTTCAGTTTGTTTTTTTTATAAACGATGATAATAGAGGTTTTGTTAGTGATAAAATCTCTTAATTAATTTAGTATGAGCTAATTTTTAATGAACACTACAAAATAAAACCCCTTAAGTTTCGGCTGTTTTGTAATTAGTAAATTACTGAGAAGAATAAAAGTATGTCTTTTGAAATCTAAAAGCACTAAATAAAATTTAATATAGTCACATCTTCGCTTATGAATAGAATAGTTTTTTTCTCAAAAGATGATCTCACATCTATTCCCATGATGGAAAAAATAAATGAATTTTTAAAAAATTATCAGAGCCCTTTGCGTTCAGTATCGATCAATGATATTCTGGAACTTCATCATATTGTTGAATATATTGATAATGGATTTGTTTATGCAAGCTGGAAAGAAAACGAAACAGACAATTATAAAAAACAGATTAAAGAATTTAAGAGGGAGATTAATATATTTTTTAATGGACTAACATCCTCTGAGATTGCCGCCTTTTATAATGAAATTGATTATAATTATCTTGAATCTTTCTGGCTGCTGGTTAACAGATTTAAAGTTTATGAGAATATTACCTCTGAAGATCTGGAAATAATATTTGGTAAAGAGAGATTTAATATTGATGATATTCTTTATTGTAGTAGAGTAGTACAGTTTTTTGAAGAAAAGATCAGGGTTTACCTGTTTACTAATTTTGAGACAGCCGAAAATCTTCTGGATTACTATGAAGCAAGCCATGATGGGGAACAAAAAGAAAAGTTTTTTCCCAAGTCTCTTACCCTCAGCGATAAAGAAGAATTGATTAATAAATATCTTGATACTGAAAATGTAAATCTTAACTATATAAGGCTAATAGAAAGGAATAAGGATTCTGAATTTTTGAAAATAAGTGATAAAACCAGATTGAAAGCCAAAAGGCTTTCTAAAAAAATAAATGATGAGGTATTTACTCATGAAAATACCACCAGTATAAGGCGGGGAGCGAGCCTGAGTGAAGATCAGGAAGAAATGGCAACGGTTTATTATAAAGAGGGTGTAAAAGTATTGTCCTATAGCGTAAAAAGATTAAAGGAAAAGACTGATAAAATAACGCTTTTTAAAAATTACAGAAGGGTATTTAGTTTACTTGATTTTCAAGGCTGTATTGATCTAGTTTCAAAGTCATCTAGAATTGACACTATTGAAAGAATTTTAATGAAGTCCAAAAATGAGTTTTTTATATCTTTAGATTTTCAAGATAAGAGTTTAGAGGGAGCGTTAAAATTTGAAATTTACAAACATTTTTTACACACTATAGACCTCAGAGTAGAAGATTTGTTGCAGTACTATGTAAATGATTACCTAAATCATAAATTTAACATCAGCACTTTCAAGCTTTATCTTCCTAGCTCGTCGGGCACTTATTTAGAAAAAATCAGACTGCTGGTACCAGAATTTGAGTCTTTAATAGAACAATATCGATTGTATGTACATGATGGACTAATAGACTATGAACTTTTGCAAGTATCTACAAAAACTTCAGGTTTTGAAAAAATCCCATCTCTGGTAAAGAAAAAATACGTGTATCCAGCGGGGGAAGAATATCAAAAGCTCAGCCATAATTTCTTTTCGGAAATCAGTATTCTCTTTGATTATCAAAAATATGGCAAAAAGTACAGGTCTTTTTTTCATTTAATTAGTTCGGAGGACATTAAAATTGATGATTTTAAGGACTTTAAGAAAGAATTTGTACAGAAATTTGTTGATGAAAATTATCTAAAAATTGACCACCATGGCTATCTAAAACCTTTCAATAGAATGCAGCTGACTACTATAGGAATTCTGCGCAACAATGATGTTATAAGTTATTGGTGTTATCCGGAGATTATGAGAAATGAAATTGACAGTATGGAAAAAAAGAAAATGGTCAGTTTTTCAGGCTCACTATTTTCTAAAGCGGAGAAAGATTATTATAATTTTTATCTTAATAATCGATTTTCAAATGGACTCTGGCTCAGAAACAAATACGTCCACGCCACTAACAGCCATGATGAACAGGAACAGATGAATGATTACCAAATACTGCTGAAGCTACTTGTTCTGCTAGTTTTAAAGATCGAAGATGATCTGGTTATTAACAGCAGAATTAATGCAGAAAAAGTTTTGTGATTTTCCAAGAACAGTCTGTTTTTAATTTTCCAGACTGTTTTTGATCAATAGACTTCTGCTAGAGTTATTAATTCTCTTTTGCACCTTTTGTTTCATCAATAATCCAGTCGATCACGTTCGGCCTGGTTATCATGATGTCCCGCGGTGTTTAGATAGTTATCTGAAATTTGGACAAAAATTTCAGATAGATTAGGATATTGGTATTTATGTAAATCTGCCAATTTTTGAAAATACCCTGCATTGTTTTTCTCGATGTTTCCTCCATCAAACGGGCTTCTTGAGGTAAAACCTCTTTTATTGGTGACGGTCACTGAAAAGTTATCTTTTAAACTGGTTGTGTTGATACGTTCAATTATTTGACTAATTTCATCGGGTGGCCAGCAGTCTTTATTTTCTTCTGAAAAATAAGCCAATAGTCTTCCAATGTGTTTATCGGCAGCTTCAATGCGATCGGCATTTTGAGCAAGCTCCCTGACTTGATTTACCCATTGGTTTATTTCAGAACGGTCAATTGAATTGTCAGATCGTACACCAGGGATTTTTTTGAAATTATCCAGCAGATCATATCCCTGTCGAGCATAGTGTTGTAATGTCGCCTTAGGAACACTATTGTGTTCTGGCTCGATATTTTTGTCATCAGAAGGCATATAAACCCATTTGAGTACATCCACAAAAAACTGTGGATTTTCAGATAGTTCATTAAACAATAATTTTGGTTTATATCCCGAAGCATAGGAGTTCAGTATGGTTAGATAGTGCCATTCTAATTTTATTAAAGTTTCTTTGTATCCATCTTCCCGCTTACTAATTTCTTTAAAAAGACTTGCAACTTCATGAGGGTCTAGAGGAAAATTATCATGGCATTCTTCGGTCGCTGTCTTATATAAAATTGTACATAGCATATCAGTTGAAAGTTCTTTTTTAAGGTAATATGCAGTTTTGATTACACTTGTGAACCTTTTGTACGACAGTAGTTTGTTTATCGCGAATATGCTTTCTTCTGCCGTAAGGCGTAAAAAATAAGGGCTGATTGAACGCCAGTATGTTTCATTAAAACTTTCGCTTTTATTTTCAATATAGTTCCATAGTTCTTGTGAAGGTTTCACTTCACTAAATAGAGTAAATAAATCAATGTCCTCTAAATTAATATTTTCCAGTTTTGAACAAAGGTCAAAAAGCCATTTAAGCCCGTTGATGCCTGTTTTGGCACCTATATAAAGACTTACGAATTTCTTGTTTGAATCCGTATTTTTTAATGTTGAAACTATCTTTATTATTTCGTTTTCAGTCTGTTCAGTTTTCGATAATACAAAAGCTAGAATTTGTGTACTTTCTGCTGTATCGGCTAATTTTAGGACTCCATCTATTCCAATTTCAGCTGATAAAATTTTTACGGTTTCAGTTCGGACTTTTAGTACTTTACTGTTGTAATCAGTCTCATCTTGGTTATCATCTTCGATCTCTAATCTTCCTTCTGGGAAATATACTTGGTATGCATGAAAAAGCCATTTATATTTTGCCGTGAGATCCTCAGGTTCCAAAGCATCGTATAGCGCCTGATAACGTATAAGAAGTTCTTCATTTAATGACCAGTACGCATCAGGAGAAGATCTGTGAAGGTTAAGAATTTTCCTTGTTTTATCTCTGGAGATCGTACTGTTTTTAGGGATATGTACATAATTAGTCTCAATAAAAGTCAGCATTTTTTCGCAATCTTCGTAAGAAGTCATTTGTGCCGAATGTGTAATTATAACAGCGAGTTTCTCATCACTGTTATCAAATAAATCCAACATCAGATCTGATACCACATTATATGTAGCATGGGCTTCTTGAAGAGAATGAACGAGTGTAATATTTTTATCAAAAAGACGCCATCTCATTTTGTTATTAGAACTGCCCATATCATGACTTTTCGGCATCAGCTTTCCTAATAATTCCCAGCCTGCTTTCGGATTATTTTTTATGGCGGCTTTTAGTATATCCATGCGTTCTTGAATTGGCGCAAGAGTTTGAAAATACCTGGGTCTGTAAATATCGGCGAGGCTTTTTGCTGGTCTGTTACTGAGTTTTCCTCCAGGATCAAGTTGAGCTAATTTTAATAAAATATCTGTTGCTTGAAAAAGATATTCAGGCATCCAGGCTAACCCTTCAAGTGCCCAGAGAAGCCCTGTGTGGCTGCTGGATTCACCAAGAAAATCAGCATTTGTTTTGAACATCCCCATTATCTCAGGTTCACTTTTTTGCAGTGAGTTTTGTATCGCTTTGAAAAAACTTTTTGGGGAAGCCTCAGCAATAAGTGGAAGCTTTCTATTGGTTCTTCTCCATAAGTCGGAGTCCGCATCGAATAATAAATTGTTGACAACCTGGTCTACCCAAATTTGTGGTTTAGTATGAATTACAGATTGTATACTTTCTCCATGCAGACTAATCATGATTAATGTTTGAACAAGCCCCTCCTGAGTCCAAAGGGAATACCTTTTTGGCGGATTGAATGAATAAGTTATGCTTATCAGTTCTGTTTCGCCGCTGTTTCCAATATCATTAAATACTGAAGCAAATGATTCTGAAAGGATTTTAAGGTCATTTTTAGTTATGTATTTTGAAACACTATTCCAGAGATCAAGCGGTGAGGTTAGTCTCCATGTGCTGCCGATCTGTAGTAAAGGAGAGTCTTCAAAGTCCTTCCATCTATATAGAATTGTCATATAATCATCAAAGGGCATACCAGATAACTTTTCCAAGATTTCACAGTCTCCAGGATTATATATGTTCCATCTGCCAAGTATAAGAGCTGGAATAATTTCCCGGATATTCTCAGTTTTAAACCACGGCGCTCTATTATCAATAAATTTTAATAACCTTCTTAATTTATTTATATCTCTTCCGGCTTCTCTGCTGTAACGTTCACCGTCTTCCTTGGAAAGCCCCATTTCTACTAAGCCTTCGATCTGGCCTTCTTTGCTTATAGTGGGCAGTATAATAGTCTTGTGGTTTGTCTCATCATCAGCTCCTACGGGGATCATGACATGATGGCCCTGTGAAACAGCTGCTTGTAAAAGACTTTTGTCATCGAATTTAGGTATTAGGTTTAATGCTGTTTTAGTATAATTTACGTATAATGTCCTATAACTTTCTTCTTTTTCGACAACCATTGTTTTTGAAAAAAAACGCTGTTTTTGATTTTCTTCAAAACTATCCACTGCAGCAATAATAAATGCAATTGCCTCTGTTTTAGTTTTGGCTTGAATAGTAATTATATTAGGGGCGCCGTTTAAAAAATCACAAAGCTGATTTACCGCATTTTCACGCCCTGAAGTAATAATTTTAGAAACCAGCTGTCCCGCATCCCCGATAGACCACTCTGCCCAAAATTGTTCTGCATCCAGAGCGCCATCTGAAGGTGCTTTTTCTAATTCTCTGGCAAACCAGATTGCAACAGGACCGGATTTATCCAGCCATTGTTCTAGATCAACTGCGTCAAAAACCCAGATATCCTTCCATTTATTTTCCGCCAATTTTTCGATTCGCCATTCGTCCTTTTGTGTCCAAAGCATTGGTGTTACAAATACATAGGTACATTGTGATGGATCATATCCTAAGGCATCTTCGGTTCTCTTCTTATAATCCGCGTTAGCTTTTGTTTTAAATTTTATATTTGTTCCAAATTCCCATAATGATTGTCCACCGGGAACATATGGTCTTTGTTCCTCAGAATATACTATACCGTCCCATCCGCCAAGAAAAACAGCACTGCCTGATGGTATGTTGATTTGAGCCTCAGGAAGCGTGGAGAAATAAACGAGTTTTGAAATTAAATAGGGAAAAAATCCTTTTCCTTCATATTTTTTTGCCCAGGATTCTATATCCACTCTGTCAATTAATTTCATAAAGGGTCATTTAAATTTTGGTTAATCAAATAAGATATTGATTTAGTCAAATTTATGTAATATCATTTTATAAAGCTTGTTTTTGCGTTGAAAATTCTTAATGTTTTACTATAGAATATCGCTCTTACTATAATTAAATATTGTAAAGACAGATTCTCATTTTATTGCAGAAGGTTTGTCTTATGTTCCTTTGGACAAGCTGGAAATGATGTGTAGCCTGACCATACTTCTTTGTTTTAAATTGAAGAATTGAGTCTGGAAATCTTTGAATTCCTTGACTAAAATTACCCTATAAAGGACTATTTCTACCATCAGATAATGCCCTATATCGCATAATTTTATTAGTATAAATTAATAAAAATATGGAAATTACAGCAGCAGTCGTCCTGGAAAAAGGCGGTGATTTTATTTTGCAGAAAATGCAATTAGAGACACCCCGTGCAGATGAAGTTTTGATTAAAATTATAGGAACCGGTACATGCCACACCGATATGGCAGCTCGAGATAATATAATGGGGGTACCAAATTTCCCGGTTATTCTCGGACATGAAGGATCGGGGATTGTAGAGGAAGTAGGGAGTTCTGTAACAAAAGTAAAAAAGGGAGATCACGTAGTACTTACCTTTGGACATTGTGGTAAATGTATCAATTGCGAAAGCGGAGAACCGGCCTATTGTGAGCATTTTATGGGACTTAATTTTGGAGGCAGCCGACTTGATGGCTCCCACAGCCACCATGGAGATTCGGTTGATGTTAATGATAATTTTTTCTCCCAGTCTTCATTTGCCACTTATTCGATTGCCAATGAAAACAACGTGGTTAAGGTTCCCAAGGATGCGCCCCTTGAAATTTTAGGACCATTGGGATGCGGAATACAGACAGGAGCAGGAGCAATCATAAATTCGTTGGGAGTTTCAGCTGGTAAGTCTTTAATTATTACAGGTGCTGGCGCTGTTGGTTTAGCGGCTCTTCTGGCGGCAAAAGTATGTTCCGCGACCACTATTGTTGCTATTGATATCAATTCCGAGCGCCTTGAATTTGCAAAAGAACTTGGTGCAACACATATCATTAACAGCAGAGAAAGCGATATTGCAGACGAGTTACTTAAAATTCTTCCTGGCGGATTTGATTTTGGATTTGATACAACAGGCCGAAATGACGTGATCAATGGTGTTTTAAGCGCACTGCGTTCGCACGGAATCTGTGGTATTGTTGGGGTTGCAAAACTACCATTACAATTGGAGATGAATGCTTTTGTTGCAAGAGGCTTGCAGATAAAAGGTATAGTAGAAGGGGATAGTGTACCGGATGATTTTATTCCTGCACTTGTTCGTTTATATCTAAACGGGCAATTTCCATTTGACAAGCTCATTAAAACCTATTCTTTTGATGATATTAACAAGGCAATCGAAGATTCAGAAAAGGGAATTACGATTAAACCCGTAATTAAGATTGGAGAGTATGGCAAGTAATTAAAGTGATTGAGTCATGGAAAAGTCAATTTTACTGCATTGTATTTCTCCCGAGGAATTAAAAGAAATGATTCGCGAAGTTTTCAGAACAGAGGCTTTTGAACCT contains:
- a CDS encoding NAD(P)-dependent alcohol dehydrogenase, producing MEITAAVVLEKGGDFILQKMQLETPRADEVLIKIIGTGTCHTDMAARDNIMGVPNFPVILGHEGSGIVEEVGSSVTKVKKGDHVVLTFGHCGKCINCESGEPAYCEHFMGLNFGGSRLDGSHSHHGDSVDVNDNFFSQSSFATYSIANENNVVKVPKDAPLEILGPLGCGIQTGAGAIINSLGVSAGKSLIITGAGAVGLAALLAAKVCSATTIVAIDINSERLEFAKELGATHIINSRESDIADELLKILPGGFDFGFDTTGRNDVINGVLSALRSHGICGIVGVAKLPLQLEMNAFVARGLQIKGIVEGDSVPDDFIPALVRLYLNGQFPFDKLIKTYSFDDINKAIEDSEKGITIKPVIKIGEYGK